Proteins encoded in a region of the Scatophagus argus isolate fScaArg1 chromosome 1, fScaArg1.pri, whole genome shotgun sequence genome:
- the lrrc28 gene encoding leucine-rich repeat-containing protein 28 — MATELHETIFIAKQERHKNLFLNYRNLNNFPVELLKDEGLQFLERLYMKRNSLTTLPDNLAQKLPNLIELYLHSNNIVIIPEAIGNLARLQSLDLSNNALQFLCPEVGRLRSLRHLRLSNNQLKCLPPEIGDLQELETLDISMNQLMSLPDRLHRCISLQNLTADHNMLSHVPRQLCWLHRLNQLSMAANRLTFLPLDLGKSRELQFVFVDNNVDLKGLPSYLYNKVIGCSGCGVSAQVLEGELGEVLGEALGEALVGLPAEVKVVGSETDSVVPLEELAMRTLHRFYHHRPTDLNLLPPISLPKTLLDLLRFPLGHCHRCGQAMFTIVFPKLFPLRDTALAGVHRRTTVSFVAYCCSSHCLRTFDLQG, encoded by the exons ATGGCAACTGAACTGCATGAGACCATTTTCATCGCCAAACAGGAGCGCCACAAAAATCTGTTTCTAAACTACAGAAACCTGAACAATTTCCCTGTAGAGCTGCTGAAGGATGAAGGCCTGCAGTTTCTGGAGAGATTGTACATGAAGAGGAACTCACTCACTACGCTG CCTGATAATCTTGCTCAGAAGCTCCCAAATCTGATTGAATT GTATTTGCACTCAAACAACATAGTCATTATTCCTGAAG CTATTGGAAACCTGGCCAGACTGCAGTCCTTGGACCTGAGCAATAATGCCCTGCAGTTCCTCTGTCCGGAGGTCGGCCGACTGAGGTCTCTACGGCACCTCAGACTGTCCAACAACCAGCTGAAATGCCTTCCTCCAG AGATCGGTGATCTGCAGGAACTGGAGACTTTGGACATATCGATGAACCAGCTGATGTCTCTACCTGATCGGCTGCACCGCTGTATTTCTCTGCAGAATCTGACCGCAGACCACAACATGTTGAGTCACGTCCCACGGCAGCTCTGCTGGCTCCACCGCCTCAACCAGCTCTCTATGGCTGCCAACCGGCTGACCTTCCTCCCGCTTG ATCTGGGCAAATCACGGGAGCTGCaatttgtgtttgtggacaACAATGTGGACCTAAAAGGCCTTCCCTCCTACTTGTATAACAAGGTCATCGGCTGCAGCGG GTGCGGTGTGTCAGCCCAGGTGTTGGAGGGCGAGCTTGGGGAGGTTCTGGGTGAGGCCCTGGGTGAGGCCCTGGTTGGTCTTCCAGCTGAAGTGAAGGTGGTGGGCTCAGAGACAGATAGTGTGGTTCCACTGGAGGAACTCGCCATGAGAACCCTTCACCGCTTCTACCACCACCGCCCAACAG ACCTCAACTTGCTGCCTCCCATCAGCCTCCCGAAGACCCTGCTGGACCTGCTGCGGTTCCCCCTGGGACACTGTCACCGCTGTGGTCAAGCAATGTTCACCATCGTcttccccaaactcttccccCTCCGTGACACTGCACTGGCCGGAGTACACCGCAG GACAACTGTGAGTTTCGTGGCCTACTGCTGCTCCAGTCACTGCCTCCGGACCTTTGACCTCCAGGGatga